GTACATAGTTAATAGAGTTGTACTATATACcgtaacaccgtaacagcctgtgaatgtcccactgctgggctaaaggcctcctctcctctttttgaggagaaggtttggagcttattccaccacgctgctccaatgcgggttggtggaatacacatgtagcagaatttcagtgaaattagacacatgcaggtttcctcacgatgttttccttcaccgtaaagcacgagatgaattataatcacaaattaagcacatgaaaatccagtggtgcttgcccgggtttgaacccacgatcatcggttaagattcacataagTTCGTTAAGGCCCAGTGgcaagagcgcgtgaatcttaaccgattgtACTATATAATAGAGATTAATCAAGAAcatttgtagtgcataatatagcacaACAATTATCAAATTGCATGAAAAAtgtatcccatcaaaaacataaatgtgaaatgagagccaagtattatgatatatgccttggtctTTGACTCCAATGACAAAATAAGTGAGATATAAGTGGGTGCCAAGTTCACTGgacagtcctgaaatttatttataacaacataaaatattttataacaacttaaaatatcatttcttcttatatcttacgataatatattgaaacctTAAGCCTAGACTAGttctcatatacgaattattattaagtaccaactaaaacagtcatggaagagccctatgttcgatggctagtttctaccagcaagccaaattttcggaagaataaaataagaacttacagCTTTAGAAATTGTGAAGGCTATAATATACTAACTATCTGGATGACAAATTTGAAGTTTCTAGGTCATCTGGGACTGGGGGTTAagagttttgatctataggtcagacagtgataaaaatgacgatttttgaacgttaatatctaaatacccgtttgaggtgtgtttatgatatttaaagcacatatgtatctcgtaagtctcaatatatgagccaaatatgacatgtttatgtgaaatagtttttgagttatgagggggtcaaGTGGTTCCAAATGgtttgtgtaatattacacacggtgctgctcgccagttctgttagcttgaacttggcatgacacgctaccgcgtgtctagatagcttaggtttatatatttactcctacTGCTATTAGAATATTCTCTACTAACGTTTATCTGTTTGAATAAGagtattctgtaaaaaaaaaattgataaacacACCTGTACATCCGAGCCGGTAAGCATATTGCCGACAGCTCGCAGTGCTGGAGTGCGGACAGCCGGCGACTTGTGCTGCAACAGATTAACCAAGCGCGGCAGGAGGTGTTTTGTATTTTGCACTTCTTCTATACGCTCGTTTGGACCGTCGGTTAAATATGAAAGGGCCCAGCATGTGTCcgctgtaaaaaaatatattttctattaaataagtaCCAGGCAGTCTTGTACATGTTCATtgctaattatttattcttttttcaaacacttttatatcattaattttttaaattaaatttgaagctCCCACTAGTTCGGATTAGAATCTAGGGAGAAGAAGTTACTTTATACGAGATAGTTAAAAtcaacatatattatgtatctttATCATAGATAATGATCTTAATCCATCTACTcgccaatagatggcgctgtaaaacattaaattttatacttctATATAGACAGGTAAACAAAATCTGTCCAGTTTTGCTTGTtgatgaaatgaataaataaaaccaagTTGTATTTATGCCGGTTATTAAGGAATTATAATCTCTTATTAAGCATATAGGTTTATTAGTACTGGTATTGCCAAAGGGGTCAAAGAGGACCTGCATATTGCATATCAAGGTTTTGCTAAACTCTATAAAGTAAATGTGCTATTTGTTTGGAGCATTGGAGATTGGTTAGTAACTGGCTTTACTCAATTATATAAACAGTGTAATCTTACCTAGTACTTCTTGGTCGCCTACAGTGAGGAGTTCCGCAACATATGGCAGTGCTGGGGCGACTAGTTCAAATTTGACTAGAGGATTTTTGttcctataacaaaaaaaaatatatgtaaaaaaaaactatttggtTAAGTATTAAGTCTGCCATGCCAAGtgaacacaaaataaaacaagttgATCTTGAGCACACAGACTACTTCCAATACCTGACGATATCAGGTGGAGGACGAAGCTGGAGACTCGAAAAGGGTTCTTGGCTGGcctcaataattatataaggagACGCCTGTATCGTTCGGCGCGGAGCAACGCGCCTAGGCCAAACGGTCTTCCAGGAGGAGTCATGTGCGTTATTCCaagattatcaaaatatatacaataataatttactgtctcgttggtctagtggctagatgtaagacaGCAGACGCGGAGgacttgggttcaattcccaggtcgggccaataaaaagttattggatttttctgtcgaaaattaaGTAGTAGACTggatctggaagttggaagtgtacactcccgtgcctcgaaaagcacaaaaagccgttggtcctgcgcctaaactctttccagtcgtgtccgattgccgtctcatcgggttatgagagttagggaataggtgCACTctatctgtgtttgcgcacacacttgtgataATGCTATAACATTtgctgcgcagttggctaatctctcttgagattggccgccgttgccGATATCGTCGTGCTGACCCTGCCAATTAGACCCATTTCGGTTACGTCCATTTTGTGCAAGACAATGGAACGTATCCTAAATACTAGGCTCCTGACGAACCTGGAGGCCAATGACCTTCTCAGTGACCGACAGTACGGGTTTCGCCAAAACCGGTCCACTGGTGATTTTCTGGTGTACGTCACACACATCTGGAGTGAGCCCATCGAGAAACAAGGGGAGGCGCTTGCTGCTTCTTTGGATATGTCTAAGGCCTTTGATAGGATTTGGCATTATGGCCTGCCTGCTAGCCTGTGTGCGTGGATTTCAGACTTCCTGAAGAATCGATCGTTTCGAGTGGTGGTTGATGGCCACTCGTTGGATCAAATGGCTATAAATGCCGGTGTTCCCCAGGGGTCAGTGCTCTCGGCGACATTATTTCTGCTGCACATTAATTATCTGCTGATGCCCGGTATCCATGGGTACGCAGATGATTGTACAGTTGTCGAAAGCTACAAGTCCAACGCACGAGCTAGTGAGGCCCAAATCCAGACTCAAAGAGAGGCCATGGTTGAGCGTCTGAGCGTGACCCTTAAGGCAGTGTCCGATTAGGGCGATGCCAATTGACCAAATAAATGCATCCACGACGCAGGCGTGTTTGATTTCCGCCAGAAAGAGGGAATTTCAGCTACCTCTCTCTTTCCGAAATGTGTCCGTCCGTACCTATAACTAATCATTTTGACCTTCTTGGCGTTACTCTAACGCcgactctaaatttcggctcttttatttTTGGACTCAtccaaagcccaaatagccgATCGACAGCTTGAtatcctctccaaagtgagacgttactttactccagaacaactgctcagcTATAAAGCATCGAAccgccaggcaaacgcgaccaaagcgccataggtacacagtggaaattccccgcctacgaaCAAAGCACTTTGAATCTAGTTCTTTTCGTGtgacatcctagaccgtgtcgatgcttaacatcaggcaaatcaacggtcaaacgctggctcAAAAAATACCGGCCCAGAGGACATTATCAGTTCAtaatcagtttttttaaatattactcaaaTATGGCATAGCAATGGAAGAAATCACGGCACGGAACGGCAACGTAACGTGGTAAGTGTTAATCGGAGCATAGTTTAAATGGAAAGTTCCTTCACCAGTTGCAAGGTGGATCCATCCATACAGATACAGAGTGTACCAGTCAGTAGTAGTAATGCCCTGGGCTCTATCATCGGCGGAGACTTTTCGTTGCCGAGTATAATTCGCTCTATACTAGACAGCAAGAGATCATGTACGATGACGATGGTCTCCTTTGGCGATTTAATTGTCAATCACGTCCAAGAAGGCCACCGAGCGAGAGAACAATGgagcttcgccgaagaagactgagAAGTAGAGGTTAGTAGGACTTACGGAAGACCAGCCTAGTTAAGTATGCGAGAGTGAAGTAGTAGTGGGATGAACCAGCCAGTACCTGCAGAGGTTGCTGTAGGTCCAGGCGGCGGTGCGCAGCTGGCTGGGCACGGTGTCGGGTGTGAGGTGCGGCAGCAGTGCGGGCAGCGTGCCGTGCGCCAACACCGCGTCGCGGGGCGCCGCGCCGTCTCCAGCGATGTTGCCCAGCGCCCACGCGCTCTGTTCGCCCACCACCCCTCCGCGCGCCAGTAGAGAAACTAGCTTGGGTATCGCTCCCccctattcatatatttatttaattgtaataaagcaacaatttatatttgttacacaCAAGATTTAGTCGATAAAGAATAATTCAGAACatctttcattaaaaaaaaaaattaaaagaaacaatcaacaaaaaaaaagaattattaatttatttatatttatgctgACATATATTACTACAAACTCAAAATGTCTCCAAGCTGATTTGactgtaacattttttattaagtagcaaaaattattttaaaacaatatattgtaaaataatccaGACCTTAAAGGGTAAAAACGGTACATATCTCTGATAGACTTAAGTAAAAATAGATTggctatgatttttattatattaaaacttaaacaaaacTTACATTAATAACAGCCATAGTGTGATCATGTGTGCCAGATGCAATATTTGTGAGGGCCCATGCTGCTTCAAACTGTAGATCTTGGCTAgaatgaaaaaaacaaaaaaatcagtTTTTCTTAATCTAATCGTGCTTGCCAGGGCTTATAGAcgtaagaattattaaacaaatttcaaatatatattttgagaaATTAAGTTTCGTACATTTCATCAATCATGGTAATAAGATTTGTTCAATACATTTCGATAAAGCAGACGGCGACGGTTTGCGTTGTTGGTACAtttttgcctttcacgccaaaggctgtgggttcgattcccacccaggacagacatttgtttacatgaacatgtctgtttgtcctgagtctggatataattatctatataagtatgtatttacaaaagaaaagtagtatatgtagtatatcagttgtctggtttccataatacaagttctgtgtgtgaataatgtcccaggatattattattttgtacaagcCCATCCGAGTAGTTACAAtacatattgttgtgttcctattCAATTGATGAGTAAGCCACAGTAATTATAGATGCATTTGACGtaacattatatatagcatatctATGTCGATGGGTGAATTGCTGAAGTATTGTCACATCagcaattttgatgaaacttttcaTAGTATTgaccaatataaatatatgtcagggtcaacatacatataataatatatgatgcTTATAATAACATAAGCAAAATAACAaagttgattatattatttttaataattgtaggtACTTTGATTTGTTTTCTTTACACAGTTATATTTCTGccaatattaaacttttatgtatgaaatgaaatgaaatgtaagccgagatagccctgtggtaagaacgcgtgaatcttaaccgatgatcgtgggttcaaacccgggcaagcaccactgaattttcatgtgcttaatttgtgattataattcatctcgtgctttacggtgaaggaaaacatcgtgaggaaacctgcatgtgtctaatttcactgaaattctgccacatgtgaattctaccaacccgcattggagcagcgtggtggaataagctccaaaccttctcctcaaaaagaggagaggaggcctttagcccagcagtgggatattcacaggctgttacggttacggtatgaaATGGGGAAACTGTGAAGcacagttatttatattatattatggatATACCTCAACCTTCTCTGAAAGCAGCTGTATCTttttgtataagttttatgaataCTGATTTAGTACTAttttcagttaggcattacaaaaataatttatgaattagattttatttataagtgtacCACTACTGGGCAAATGTAACCTCCCTCTAATAAGAATTATGACCATTACATCACATAAAAATTCATCGTTGCTTTCCaggtttgaaataaaatattcagttaaaacgtatgtgttctaaccactagaccagcTTGGCTTTATATATTGGgatgttacattttaaataactaattaggCTCATAAATGCAGAGGTAAGATTTGAATTTTACTTGTGATAGTAACTATCCCATAAAGGGTTAAATTTAAAAGGGTTAAAGggttaatattttagaaaatatcaaAAGGCATCATCAGATATTATGACATGAATCATGAAGCAGGTCTAATAGCAGATGAACATTTTGAACTATCactataacaaaattatattaagcatCAAGCTATATAGctatatgtaatgtaaattctacaaagaactggcaagaaactcagtagctaCTATTTTGAttggtttaattattaaataacaaaaaccgTTACTATAATccgagcaatattttttatggtattttatttagttaagatattattaaatgtagttACCATTCATCCCTATCAAGAGCATCCACCAACGGTTTTATAACGCCAGCGTTAACCATTACAGAAATTGGAGGGTTCTGTTCTCTTGAAAGCATGCGTCTACCAGCTCTGGCTGCAGTTGTCTTAACAACTAAATCAGCTGATTTCAAAcctgaaacaaatattaacctttaaaaaaacattactcaTTGCTatgtgaattatttatatatggtcTAATTTTTCTACTTTAATTGATATTGTCTTAATATAAACCGATCATTTTACTATCTGATAAGACATAAAGACtacatgttaatattaatatatagattgAAATTCTTATTGGTATGGCTACATTATAATGCTATTACATATAAAGATTACCTTGTACAATTTCCGTAGGTGACATGACCTTTTCTGTCTCCAACACGTCCCCTGCCTCCGGGGACATGGCCCTACGTTTGAGGAGTTGTTCATCTCTTGCCTGCTTGCGGAGAGTCACGCTCAACTCAGCTCGTTTACGACGTAATTCCTGGTGGAAATAGTTTCATTTCAGAAAATTGTAATGCATATTAAATGTGGCTTAAGGAAAAACATATTGACAAAAATACTacctaattattaaatatacgaaATATTGCAGTTTAaacataagttattaaaattattttaatttattaaaaaataaattaaatattgattacacttactatattttttaattaaaacaaaaaaaaatagtgttaaaTGTAATTTCCGGTTTAATGTTCTTAACTCGCTAAGAATTACAATGCAAAAACTTTAATTAGGTATTGAATAAGTACTTTAGATGGAAATCCtgtagatattataattaatatcgaatAGTCAAATTTTACTTACAGTAGCTCCGTGGCCAGCATTTTTGTAGGAGGCTAATCTTGAAGTATGTGTACGGTCTGCCATTTTAATTcactgataaattataaactttttcttaACAAATTAACTCGATAAATTTCAACAAAGGAATAACGTGCTGGGCTGTTGGCAACagatatgaaattttaaaagccAACGGATTCATTTGCCGGATTTCGAAAGCCCATATGCTTTGAGTGTTGTCGCacgtaaatatgtaataaaaacaaaatttaataaaattacggcACGTAATACCCATTTTAGACCTTctattaaatatgtttgatCAAATAAGTGgggaattatattttcataaaatatgtgcaaatatattataatagctgttttttttttgttacagcaACATTTCATTAGTgttgttgtttttgttatacAATCGATTATATTAGGTCGTTGATTCGTTCATACTTTCACGTTTCTGAAGTCGTATAATTTGTTCtatttcttacaattaaaaactgcaataaagtatatattaattttttaaactatagcAATACAATGAAATTCTAACAAATTATTTCAtagttaagatatttttttaaattaattacattattttttttcatataattttcttcAAAAAGTTAATccatacaattttgtttttttttttaaatcatatcgGTAATAATATTTCCTAAAGATCTATCTTTCCCATTCTAAGAAATATTCTTCCATATAAGAATTTGATTTGAAGTTGCAATTTTTGTTTTCGTTATTATTGTcataataagatattaatatattatgcctTCAGGTTTGATGAAAGAGGCAATGAAGTAAGAAAAAGCTTATTAGACCTTAACTTCATTATTAATCAAACTGCATTGCGACTGCACGGTAGCCTCGAATTAATGCAGTCGAGACAAAGATCTGAAAAAATCCTgaataaaataagaagaagTAGGAGGCGCTTTTACGACAGATATTGAGTAGTGGGACGGGCCTAACATGCGCAAAGACGAATTACCCTACATTATTACCGCATTACCTTATTATTAACCTCTGCCATGACCGACACTTTCATCCGGTGACCTTATAATGCAGAACGAttgtatattaaagttattaaaacaaGTTTATAAGCCATCATTGGCGTGTAATTACGCAAAACGTTACGCCGCTGGGCGTGACATCACAAATCAGTCCGGTCGGACTGAAGACAACACGTCTACTGTCTATCCCTTTCTAAATCTTGCGTTAGACGGAGAGAGGCGATACGAGCCGGCTGGTGCTGATCGTATTCTGTCGAGGGTGTCGCCATTTTCGTTTTGACGAATATTGACAGCACGGCAGACAGACAGTGGCGCGGTCGTCGACGCAGCGTCTGCcagactatttttattttgattgtgaaTCATATAACAACCtggcttaatttatttatacattataaacatTCGATCGTGATTAAttctgtatttacaaaacatatacGCGTGTCGagtgatatattattaaagcggTTCCGATATTTGGTGCTAACCTCCTTCTTTTTTACTTGTGTTTTTGAGAACTGCAAGACGTGATCGATATGTGCAAGATGTATTACAGATGACTTTGCATTACGTTTGACATAGTGTTAATTATCTGGTAAGTGTTTATTTGGCTAAGTATATCATTAACAAACATATCTTATAGATTATTGTGCTTTTTCATTGttcctttttataaaattaggttTTTTGTTAGAATTATTATGGTATAACTAgctattatgattatttttcgCGTGTTAAATGTCAGATGTTCATTGTTGCGGTAGCTCCAGTTTGTTTACGAACTGTCACGGGCAGTATACGGCCTAAGATATATTGCCTGGGTTGGCGACTATGCGTGGGCCGCCGCAACAGACGAAAATCAACCTTATGTCCATAGtgttaaagtataatatacGAGGCAAAGAATCGCGATAACAGCCCGTGGAATTAATTTATCACACGCCGCGCTTGACAAGTTGAAAACATAAATTCGACCTTGGCGCACCACGTGGTTTGAAGTCGATGTGCTTTCTTTTTATGTCATTGTTATCTGtgaaaatcgattttaaatattattttatgcaaattatttaaaactcagTTTTAACTAGATTATCactagtaaaagaaaaatacgcAATATATCGTGCTCTGTTATGTTATCTctcattaatattcatttaaaataaaattattgaaatttaattctatGTTATGAAGTtctaaaattatcttaaaatattttttcaaaattagaataagatttttttttataattttttgaatatttgtatTGGTAAGttgttattctttttttctTGAAGTGGCTTCatgaattaaacattttactatttattgaaataaaatgcaaaattgaacatttattgaaatgcataatataaagattgctaaggatttttttttttaaaaaggttaaataatttttagggTGAGAAACCTTTGTTGTTCATTCgcacatgataaataaaataggtcTCACATAATGATtagataaaaaaagataatttttaaacatatggAACTGTAATCAACATAGGCctacaattatattttctgaacaactataatatagatttaatcATGTTCTTGATAAAAtctatttagtaaaaatatatgataagcaCAATATACTGGCTAAAGGCTATAAGGCATTTCAACAATTTGTACCCTAGGCTGTATAATTGCATGTaccattgaaaaaaaaaaaatttgacagATAAAAACGACAACTTTGATGTCAAGTAAGTATGTCACATTATAATTGCAATATTCTACTGCTGgaccttttataatatttttaaaaatcagtgCCATCTCCTATGAGGAAATATGAATGGAATAGATAACCTTTGAACTTATAGAGCTGAAACAATAACTGTATTATTCATagaatctttactaatattataaatgtgaaagtgagtttgtgtatttgtttgttacacttaactattcaactgatcatcatgaaattttgcataaccATTGTCATATTGAAAAGGACTTGGGAAGTTAACACATAACCCTAACCCACGTAACTTCAACATAGGTGGAAACCAGTATTTGCTTAAAACAAATTGAGGATATGACATTGTTATACCTCCAGTGGTAAAAGGATGgctgatttattttttgtccAGGACTTGATCATATTAAAGCaactattcattatttttatttttgatttgtagtatgaatttattttatcaatgtaaataattgttcaGAAGTTATAGCATATGAAGGATAAAGAAGCTCActcatattatacttttttactttttctaaaTAGAATGCCTTGTGAAGTAGTAGTTATGCCTATACTATGAAGCAacatttgtttgttatattttaaaaaagtattattttatgtcacatcaatattacaaaactttaaagctacagtaattttaatataatttcattcaaattattacataatatttaaatgttattagattttttttaatcgtttttgtCTATAACACTTACGCACAAAATATACTGCCAATGTCACAaatcaaatttgttttatttttttatatttacatattatcttGGCCATTTCTGTGTAGGTGAATGTTGGCACATTTGTTACAGTTTTTCTATATCTCTATATCAACtatatatcagtttttttttaaatctaatatagTTATTGGAATTTACTCATTAATAAGTAGGTTAGTCGTATGGAaggattaaaaatttaaacccTAAGGTAGTTGATAAAGGGGACGAGTCGGTATGAAAAATCCTTCAGTTTTGAAAAACGACTTTGAGAAAATTGGTAACTACCAAaataattctgaattatgacgttAGCAAAGCTGCGGGTAAAGCGCTTGatagatatattatgtaattaatttgtttcattcaTTATATGGTATATACACACTAATTATATTAGTTGACAACatcaagataatattttaataactgcctcgttggtctagtagctagatgtaaggctgcagacactaaggtcctggattcaattcccaggttgggccagtaaaaatttaatgagtttttctgtcgaaaattctcagtagcagcccggagaaTGGAAGTTAaaagtgtatacactcctgtacctcggaaagcacgtaaagccggtggtcctgcacctgaactatttgcggtcgtgtcagattgccgtcacATTGGATTATAGAGAGTGAACCTGTGTtcgcgcaaacacttgtgcactataatatgtcctgcgcagtgaaaatagctaatctcttgagattagccgccgtggtcGATATCAgttcggaggacattattattattattttatctattgacgagccgtttggcgtggttggtagatacctgcttttcacgccgaaggttgtgcgttcgattcccacccaggacagacatttgtgtgcatgaacatgtctgtttgtcctgattctggatgcaattatctaaataattatgtatttacaaaagaaaaatagtatatgtagtatatcagttgtctggtttccatggcacaagctctgcttaatttgggatcagatggccgtgtgtgaataatgtcccaggatattattattattattattatctagtCGTAcggctaaaatatattatgtaagtgtgtcgttttatttactatatattgctTTTCTTGTTTGTTACGATAAATTTATCTTGTATTAACCGTTCGTTCGTCAGTTAGTCGAGAGCTAAACGTGTGATTAAGCCCATTGACGTTGATACCACTTCTATTGGTTAATTCGATcaattgcttttaaaaaagtatgtatatatatggatGTGTGTACCATTGTAACGAAGTGTacttaactaaattttattgcCGTCATCTTTATCATTTTCCAAGTGCGCCAAAGCTTCCGCAATCCAGTCTGGTCCCGCCATCTTTTccagttttattttatcgctCACTTGTGATTTCCCTGTCATAAATTTTCGGTCTAGAAGCCCCGCGAACCGAGTGGCCCCATCCAGCTAAACgtcatattttactttaaccGCTTCTGAATGTTGGGGGCTCAAATGTTAGTGTCTAGGGGCCTTGGTTCTCGAAGTCCAGACTTCCCAACTCCGAGCCGCTACGAGATTTAATTGCCGCCGAATTAGTGATGTCATTCGCGTTTTGAAACTGGTATCAAGTGATTTCCTGCATTACGAGCTAGCTAATGTACTTGGTAAATGAAATGCGGCGATCACAAGATTTTATCgacactaataatattataaagaggtaaagtttgtgaggatgtaggggggtaatctctggatgtacagaaccgattttgaaaattcttttaccaatagaaagtcacatcatttgtgagtgtcataggctatatgtatattaacccgaaaattAAAAGACTTTCGTGATAGTggtttgcaaagtaagtcggagaaaaaacggtcgaacgaaaacgtttcttacgaacgccgccttaacgatgagacatatatgattgagttcttgagaaaagttgtagagcttgataatgtcTACAAAAAGTTAGCAAccgcatgtgtctaacttttatatttaagtaacaaaaagtagttttttatattaaaaaaataatttaaatctttaggtcatgtttattcattataagtataccttttttttatagaataggaaggtggacgagcatatgggccacctgatggtaagtggtcaccaacgcccgtagacat
The nucleotide sequence above comes from Nymphalis io chromosome 27, ilAglIoxx1.1, whole genome shotgun sequence. Encoded proteins:
- the LOC126778858 gene encoding importin subunit alpha-1-like; protein product: MADRTHTSRLASYKNAGHGATELRRKRAELSVTLRKQARDEQLLKRRAMSPEAGDVLETEKVMSPTEIVQGLKSADLVVKTTAARAGRRMLSREQNPPISVMVNAGVIKPLVDALDRDECQDLQFEAAWALTNIASGTHDHTMAVINGGAIPKLVSLLARGGVVGEQSAWALGNIAGDGAAPRDAVLAHGTLPALLPHLTPDTVPSQLRTAAWTYSNLCRNKNPLVKFELVAPALPYVAELLTVGDQEVLADTCWALSYLTDGPNERIEEVQNTKHLLPRLVNLLQHKSPAVRTPALRAVGNMLTGSDVQTDRCLDAGCLDHLVVLLHCGKPSLVKEAAWAVSNVLAGTQTQIQMAVDKGLLQHLVSVLSTEDIKCQKEAAWAITNLCLGGTPGQLDALISAGFLEPYCAILASPDQRAVTVVLDGLTQLLKAAAEFGQVEQLCLKLEEIGALDRIELLQEHENEQIYKKALQILDNYFVDQEDRSTQPQESSDVYQFAPNEADGNINF